In one Gadus morhua chromosome 15, gadMor3.0, whole genome shotgun sequence genomic region, the following are encoded:
- the soul2 gene encoding heme-binding protein soul2: MENGLTPGLRSALLILAMLSGIGSWVVPDFCRTSYECPEYTLLNQNADFEERLYVETLWMTAKVRSTSNADLSEGFWKLDKFRKGNNVQGRTVPCKTWPAIITVRQGEDHGSEPEVSVSWFFVPGTQLPLPLDTSISMEVRPAGKVYVRIFSGTASQSKALATAVELGEMLTLAGKTFEAHRYTGAFYDSPWDILRVHHNEIWINAA; encoded by the exons ATGGAAAATGGACTGACTCCGGGGCTTCGGTCTGCGCTCCTCATACTTGCCATGCTGTCCGGAATAGGGAGCTGGGTCGTTCCGGACTTCTGCCGCACGTCCTACGAATGCCCCGAATATACACTGCTCAACCAGAATGCT GACTTTGAGGAGCGCCTGTATGTGGAGACGCTGTGGATGACGGCCAAGGTCAGGAGCACCAGTAACGCTGATCTGTCCGAGGGCTTCTGGAAACTGGATAAGTTTCGAAAAGGGAATAACGTCCAAG gTCGAACGGTGCCCTGTAAGACCTGGCCTGCTATCATCACCGTCCGTCAGGGAGAAGATCACGGCAGCGAGCCGGAGGTGTCCGTCTCGTGGTTTTTTGTCCCGGGCACGCAGCTGCCTTTGCCCCTCGACACATCCATCTCAATGGAAGTGAGACCCGCTGGAAAAGTCTACGTTAG GATCTTCAGTGGTACAGCGAGCCAAAGCAAGGCCCTGGCCACCGCGGTGGAGCTGGGAGAGATGTTGACCCTGGCTGGGAAGACCTTCGAGGCCCACAGATACACAGGGGCATTCTACGACAGCCCATGGGACATACTGCGTGTGCACCACAATGAGATCTGGATCAACGCAGCTTAG
- the ccdc85a gene encoding coiled-coil domain-containing protein 85A yields the protein MDKAMPTKASAVKSSQVADDLSKISDEVLLKWGKDELVRRLRRSEAEKMSVILDHSNLMREVNRRLQQHLTEIRSLKDVNQKLQEDNQELRDLCCFLDDDRQKGKRVSREWQRLGRYSAGLMRKEVTVYLQKLKELEQRQSEVLRENLELKEVCLMLEEERAEAAATAAAAVAGRGAAGGGGAGGGRAGGGPGTAGGDAGCRGSIDSQGSLLGGGPAPGLLRDVGDGSSTSSGGSTESPDNPQNKHPPAGGQPAPQLGHGSGSSSGPPGFKLKDGCVHDVWGRRHSSTPEYYTFPQSYRPRGGSLTNLEARGMRGLSSEKHGTKHSPARQACAPQGPHSVDTLVQNHAPMGPGQGSPGSGAKSSPDLSQRHRVGKAGDGACCASPESKRAGQGAGPGTPEHLRKGRVIVGSPESIRHHPHHHHLHQHQHSPGSDHGKGRYAGGSPGRELGPRRPPGEELTAHQRSLYNALISAGCCTNSCRSVKLWDSFDAS from the exons atggATAAAGCCATGCCTACGAAAGCTTCCGCAGTCAAGAGCTCGCAGGTCGCCGATGACCTCTCAAAAATAAGCGACGAGGTTTTGTTAAAGTGGGGCAAAGACGAATTGGTTCGCCGGTTGCGGAGGTCAGAGGCGGAGAAGATGAGCGTTATCTTGGACCACAGTAATCTGATGCGGGAGGTGAACCGGCGGCTCCAGCAGCACCTCACCGAGATACGGAGTCTGAAG GACGTGAACCAGAAGCTGCAGGAGGACAACCAGGAGCTGCGGGACCTGTGCTGCTTCCTGGACGACGACCGGCAGAAGGGGAAGCGGGTTTCCCGGGAGTGGCAGCGCCTCGGCCGCTACAGCGCGGGCCTGATGCGCAAGGAGGTCACCGTGTACCTGCAGAAGCTCAAGGAGCTGGAGCAGCGGCAGAGCGAGGTGCTGCGCGAGAATCTGGAGCTCAAGGAGGTGTGCCtcatgctggaggaggagcgggccgaggcggcggcgacggcggcggctgCCGTGGCGGGGCGGGGCGCCGCCGgtgggggcggagccggtgGCGGCCGGGCGGGCGGAGGGCCGGGGACGGCAGGGGGCGACGCCGGCTGCAGGGGCTCCATCGACAGCCAGGGCAGCCTGCTGGGAGGCGGGCCCGCGCCGGGCCtgctccgggacgtgggcgacGGGAGCAGCACCTCCAGCGGCGGGAGCACGGAGAGCCCCGACAACCCCCAGAACAAGCACCCCCCCGCTGGCGGGCAGCCCGCCCCCCAGCTGGGGCACGGGTCGGGGTCCTCCTCGGGTCCGCCCGGGTTTAAGCTGAAGGACGGGTGCGTCCACGACGTGTGGGGCCGGAGACACAGCTCCACCCCGGAGTACTACACCTTCCCCCAGTCGTACCGCCCCCGCGGGGGCTCCCTCACCAACCTGGAGGCCCGGGGCATGCGGGGCCTCAGCTCTGAGAAACACGGGACCAAGCACAGCCCCGCCCGGCAGGCCTgcgccccccaggggccccacaGCGTGGACACGCTGGTTCAGAATCACGCGCCGATGGGCCCGGGGCAGGGGTCCCCGGGCTCCGGGGCCAAGTCCAGCCCGGACCTCTCCCAGAGGCACAGGGTGGGCAAGGCGGGGGATGGGGCTTGCTGTGCTAGTCCTGAGAGCAAgcgggcggggcagggggcggggcccggcaCGCCGGAGCATCTGAGGAAAGGGAGGGTCATCGTCGGGAGTCCGGAGTCCATACGAcaccacccgcaccaccaccacctccaccaacaccagcacAGCCCGGGGTCTGACCATGGTAAAGGGAGGTACGCTGGCGGGTCCCCCGGCAGGGAACTAGGACCGAGGCGACCCCCCGGGGAGGAGCTTACCGCCCACCAACGCAGCCTGTACAACG